From Scophthalmus maximus strain ysfricsl-2021 chromosome 14, ASM2237912v1, whole genome shotgun sequence, one genomic window encodes:
- the poglut2 gene encoding protein O-glucosyltransferase 2: MCPRLFSWLLLPCCLDVFRHELPGARAASAPSAAKTLVWGPGLEADVVLPARFLYIQAVDSSGNNLTASPGENTFEVKIVSPVEQFTRIWIQVLDRRDGSFLVRYRMYATYTDLHIHILLKNKHIAKSPFVLKGPVYHEGCDCPQHSGSLWEADMHCPQSFPQIDRDLSLYTSVDPERNAREIPQRFGQRQSLCHYTIKDNKVYVKTFGEHVGFRIFMDAILLSLTRKVQLPDMEFFVNLGDWPLEKRKPTDNIHPIFSWCGSNNTRDIVMPTYDLTESVLETMGRVSLDMMSVQANSGPSWPEKNATAFWRGRDSRQERLELVKLSRAHPDMIDAAFTNFFFFKHDESLYGPLVKHVSFFDFFKYKYQINIDGTVAAYRLPYLLAGDSVVLKQDSGYYEHFYNELRPWEHYIPIRADLGDLLEKIQWARDHDEETKRIALAGQQFARNHLMGDKIFCYYYKLFQEYAKLQVTEPEVREGMELVQQPTDDLFPCSCHRTRTKDEL, from the exons ATGTGTCCTCGGCTGTTctcgtggctgctgctgccctgctgCCTGGACGTGTTCAGGCACGAGCTCCCGGGCGCTCGGGCGGCCTCGGCACCCAGTGCCGCAAAAACTTTAGTGTGGGGACCCGGGCTGGAGGCCGACGTCGTCCTGCCGGCGCGGTTTCTCTACATCCAGGCGGTGGACAGCTCGGGGAACAA TTTAACAGCGTCGCCCGGCGAGAATACTTTTGAGGTGAAGATCGTGTCTCCGGTGGAGCAGTTCACCAGGATTTGGATCCAGGTCTTGGATCGTCGCGATGGTTCATTCCTTGTCCGCTACAGAATGTACGCCACCTACACGGACCTTCACATCCACATCCTGCTCAAGAACAAGCATATCGCCAAGTCGCCGTTCGTCCTCAAAG gccCAGTCTACCATGAGGGCTGTGACTGTCCCCAGCACAGTGGTTCCTTGTGGGAGGCCGACATGCACTGCCCTCAGTCTTTCCCCCAGATCGACAGGGACCTGTCCCTTTACACGAGTGTTGACCCTGAGCGCAACGCTCGGGAGATCCCGCAGCGCTTTGGACAGCGGCAAAGCCTCTGCCATTATACCATCAAAGACAACAAG GTCTACGTGAAAACCTTTGGAGAACATGTGGGTTTTAGAATCTTCATGGATGCTATCCTCCTGTCACTCACCAGGAAG GTGCAGCTCCCTGATATGGAGTTTTTTGTTAACCTAGGGGACTGGCCATTAGAGAAGAGGAAACCCACTGACAACATTCATCCCATCTTTTCTTGGTGCGGCTCGAACAACACCAGAGATATAGTCATGCCCACTTATGACCTGACTGAGTCTGTCCTCGAGACCATGGGAAG AGTGAGCCTGGACATGATGTCGGTTCAGGCCAACTCGGGCCCTTCGTGGCCGGAGAAGAATGCCACGGCCTtctggagggggagggacagTCGTCAGGAGCGACTGGAGCTGGTCAAGCTTTCGAGGGCCCACCCGGACATGATAGACGCGGCTTTCaccaacttcttcttcttcaaacacGACGAGAGCCTCTACGGGCCGCTGGTCAAACACGTCTCTTTCTTCGACTTTTTCAAG TACAAGTATCAGATAAACATTGACGGCACCGTGGCAGCGTACCGGCTGCCGTACCTGTTGGCAGGAGACAGTGTGGTGTTAAAGCAGGATTCCGGCTACTACGAGCATTTCTACAATGAGCTGCGACCGTGGGAGCACTACATCCCGATACGGGCGGACCTGGGAGACCTGCTGGAAAAGATCCAGTGGGCCCGTGACCATGATGAAGAG ACTAAGAGAATTGCACTGGCGGGTCAGCAGTTTGCCCGCAATCATCTCATGggagacaaaatattttgtTACTACTACAAACTTTTTCAG GAGTATGCCAAACTCCAGGTCACAGAGCCTGAGGTCCGCGAAGGCATGGAGCTTGTACAGCAGCCCACTGATGACCTGTTTCCATGTTCCTGCCACAGGACAAGG actaAAGATGAACTTTGA